From one Alicyclobacillus acidocaldarius subsp. acidocaldarius Tc-4-1 genomic stretch:
- a CDS encoding IS3 family transposase: MHAHRSELSVQKMCQLLRVSRSGYYAWCKRPESQRAKRRKRLIRRIHELFVESRRLYGSPKITALLRREGERIAQKTVARWMKEHGLRSRTVRKHKATTASQHTYPVHKNVLDQRFVTEHPGQVYMADITYIPTDEGWLYLASVEDLYTRKIVGWRADARMTKELCLDALDQAYRRGRRREGCVTLHHSDRGSQYASHEYQDRLRAYGMVPSMSRKGNCYDNACMESFHSVLKRELIYLERFKTRAEAIQRIFEYIEVGCVK; the protein is encoded by the coding sequence ATCCATGCACACCGCTCCGAGCTTTCGGTTCAGAAGATGTGCCAACTCCTACGGGTTTCTCGGAGCGGGTATTACGCCTGGTGCAAACGCCCGGAAAGCCAACGTGCGAAGCGACGCAAGCGCTTGATTCGACGGATTCACGAGTTGTTTGTGGAGTCCAGGCGCTTGTACGGCAGTCCGAAGATTACGGCACTTCTTCGTCGAGAAGGAGAGCGCATTGCTCAAAAGACCGTGGCGCGTTGGATGAAAGAGCACGGCCTCCGAAGCCGGACGGTGCGCAAGCACAAGGCCACCACGGCGTCACAACACACGTATCCTGTGCACAAGAACGTGCTCGACCAACGCTTTGTGACGGAGCACCCCGGTCAGGTGTACATGGCCGATATCACGTACATCCCGACCGACGAGGGGTGGCTGTATCTGGCGAGCGTGGAGGACTTGTATACTCGAAAGATCGTCGGATGGCGTGCGGATGCACGCATGACGAAAGAACTTTGCTTGGACGCACTTGATCAGGCCTATCGACGAGGACGGCGCAGAGAAGGATGTGTCACGCTCCATCATTCGGATCGCGGTAGCCAATACGCGTCGCACGAGTATCAAGATCGCCTACGAGCGTATGGTATGGTGCCAAGCATGAGTCGAAAGGGAAACTGTTATGACAATGCCTGCATGGAATCCTTTCACAGCGTTCTCAAGCGGGAACTCATCTATCTGGAGCGATTCAAAACGCGTGCGGAGGCCATCCAGCGGATTTTTGAGTACATCGAAGTCGGGTGTGTCAAGTGA
- a CDS encoding transposase, producing MTQKYDKEFKLHAVELALESDRPASEVARDLGISPKSLYGWIAKYREDPDHPFVGSGHLRPDAQAQRDLERENRRLREENEILKKAVRIFTHDRK from the coding sequence GTGACACAGAAGTACGACAAAGAATTTAAACTGCACGCAGTAGAGTTGGCGCTCGAGAGTGACAGACCGGCGAGCGAAGTGGCTCGTGATCTCGGGATTTCCCCGAAGAGCTTGTATGGGTGGATCGCCAAGTATCGTGAGGATCCCGATCACCCCTTTGTTGGAAGTGGACACCTGCGCCCGGATGCACAAGCCCAACGCGATTTGGAGCGGGAAAACCGACGTTTGCGCGAGGAGAACGAGATCCTAAAAAAAGCTGTGCGCATCTTCACGCACGACCGGAAGTAG
- a CDS encoding sigma-E processing peptidase SpoIIGA: MQALPVVYIDIVWMVNFIMDFALLWTTGWLMKRRARWTRLLAGALVGATYALALFVPALSLVTTWPGKALVSVLMVWFALPHRNAFDLARLIGVYYLVSFVVAGASVAARFALPGTTLNHALWSNRGVAFATSGETLGLMVGLPLAVGGLKRLAARLRKDARVETSLVDLEVQFDEMVIRCRALVDTGNALVDPVSKRPVSLVDAAVLMPAFPEPVREKVAAGADLLDALTEALPGTPFSIVPFQGASGRGLTVALRPKAVYLVQADGSRTRGADSLFAVFPGVLCAEGTFQAILHPEVMNGVDDDVRVPVSRDQAPPRAPSASPPVHPPASSPPGSAG; encoded by the coding sequence GTGCAGGCCCTGCCGGTGGTCTACATCGACATCGTCTGGATGGTCAACTTCATCATGGACTTCGCGTTGCTCTGGACGACCGGCTGGTTGATGAAGCGCCGGGCGCGCTGGACGCGGCTTTTGGCAGGCGCCTTGGTAGGCGCGACGTACGCCCTCGCGCTGTTTGTCCCTGCCCTGTCCCTTGTCACCACCTGGCCCGGCAAGGCGCTTGTGTCTGTGCTCATGGTGTGGTTCGCCCTGCCTCACCGAAACGCGTTCGATCTCGCCCGCCTCATCGGGGTCTACTACCTCGTGTCGTTCGTCGTGGCCGGGGCAAGCGTGGCCGCTCGGTTCGCTTTGCCGGGCACGACGCTCAACCACGCCCTGTGGAGCAACCGCGGCGTGGCCTTTGCCACCTCGGGCGAGACGCTCGGCCTGATGGTAGGCTTGCCGCTCGCCGTGGGCGGGCTCAAGCGCCTGGCTGCGCGCCTGCGAAAGGATGCGCGCGTCGAGACATCCTTGGTCGATCTCGAGGTGCAATTCGACGAGATGGTGATTCGCTGCCGCGCCCTCGTCGACACGGGCAACGCACTGGTCGATCCCGTCTCGAAGCGCCCCGTGTCGCTGGTCGACGCCGCTGTCCTCATGCCGGCGTTTCCCGAGCCGGTCCGCGAGAAGGTGGCCGCCGGCGCGGATCTGCTGGATGCCCTGACCGAGGCGTTGCCGGGCACACCGTTTTCCATCGTGCCTTTTCAAGGGGCGTCCGGCCGCGGGTTGACCGTCGCGCTCCGACCAAAGGCCGTGTACCTGGTGCAGGCGGATGGATCGCGCACCCGCGGCGCGGACAGCCTGTTTGCGGTATTTCCCGGCGTGCTCTGCGCGGAGGGGACGTTTCAAGCCATCTTGCACCCAGAAGTCATGAATGGAGTGGATGACGATGTACGCGTTCCAGTTTCTCGAGACCAAGCGCCGCCTCGCGCTCCTTCGGCTTCGCCTCCTGTACATCCGCCTGCGAGTTCGCCTCCTGGGTCAGCCGGATGA
- the sigE gene encoding RNA polymerase sporulation sigma factor SigE, producing the protein MYAFQFLETKRRLALLRLRLLYIRLRVRLLGQPDEVYYVGGSEALPPPLTKEEEQYLLERLPSGDPSVRSMLIERNLRLVVYIARKFENTGVNIEDLVSIGTIGLIKAVNTFDPSKKIKLATYASRCIENEILMYLRRNNKLRAEVSLDEPLNVDWDGNELLLSDVLGTDSDTIYRNLEDEVDRELLYDALDKLSERERTIMELRFGLGTGQEMTQKDVADLLGISQSYISRLEKRILKRLQREFNKMM; encoded by the coding sequence ATGTACGCGTTCCAGTTTCTCGAGACCAAGCGCCGCCTCGCGCTCCTTCGGCTTCGCCTCCTGTACATCCGCCTGCGAGTTCGCCTCCTGGGTCAGCCGGATGAGGTTTATTACGTCGGCGGAAGCGAGGCGCTTCCACCGCCGCTCACGAAGGAAGAGGAGCAATATCTTCTCGAACGGCTTCCTTCGGGCGATCCGTCCGTGCGTTCGATGCTCATCGAGCGAAACTTGCGCCTCGTCGTGTACATCGCCCGCAAGTTCGAGAACACCGGCGTCAACATCGAAGACCTGGTGTCCATCGGCACAATTGGGCTCATCAAGGCCGTGAACACGTTCGACCCATCCAAGAAGATCAAACTCGCGACGTACGCGTCTCGCTGCATCGAGAACGAGATCCTGATGTACCTTCGCCGCAACAACAAACTTCGCGCCGAGGTGTCACTGGACGAGCCGCTGAACGTGGACTGGGACGGAAACGAGTTGCTGTTGTCCGATGTGCTTGGCACCGATTCCGACACGATCTACCGCAATCTCGAAGACGAGGTCGACCGCGAATTGCTCTATGACGCGCTCGACAAATTGAGCGAACGGGAGCGCACCATCATGGAGCTCCGATTTGGCCTGGGGACCGGTCAGGAAATGACGCAAAAAGACGTCGCGGACCTTCTAGGGATTTCTCAATCCTACATATCGCGTTTGGAGAAGCGCATTCTGAAGCGGCTTCAGCGGGAGTTTAACAAGATGATGTGA
- the sigG gene encoding RNA polymerase sporulation sigma factor SigG: MKRNKVEICGVNTSQLPVLTNAQMRELFEQLRAGDLSAREKLVNGNLRLVLSVIQRFNNRGEYVDDLFQVGCIGLMKAIDNFDLNQNVRFSTYAVPMIVGEIRRYLRDNNPIRVSRSLRDIAYKALQVRDMLASKNLREPSIVEIANEMNLPKEEVVFALDAIQDPVSMFEPIYHDGGDPIYVMDQIHDEREKDSAWVEGIALREAMRKLSDREKKILAKRFYEGKTQMEVADEIGISQAQVSRLEKAAIHRMYKHIQS, from the coding sequence TTGAAGCGCAACAAGGTGGAGATCTGCGGCGTCAACACATCTCAACTCCCTGTTCTCACGAATGCTCAAATGCGCGAACTGTTTGAACAGCTTCGAGCCGGAGACCTCTCGGCGCGCGAGAAACTGGTCAACGGCAACCTGCGTTTGGTCTTATCCGTCATTCAGCGGTTTAACAATCGCGGCGAATATGTGGACGACTTGTTCCAAGTCGGATGCATCGGACTGATGAAAGCCATTGACAATTTTGATCTCAATCAGAATGTTCGCTTTTCCACCTACGCAGTCCCCATGATCGTCGGCGAAATTCGCAGGTATCTGAGGGACAACAACCCCATCCGGGTCAGCCGGTCTCTTCGCGACATCGCCTACAAGGCGCTCCAGGTCCGCGACATGCTGGCATCGAAAAACCTCCGCGAGCCTTCCATCGTCGAGATCGCCAACGAAATGAACCTGCCCAAGGAGGAGGTCGTCTTCGCGCTCGACGCGATTCAGGATCCCGTCTCCATGTTCGAGCCCATCTATCACGATGGGGGAGATCCTATCTACGTGATGGATCAGATTCACGACGAGCGAGAAAAGGATTCGGCGTGGGTCGAGGGGATTGCGCTGCGAGAGGCGATGCGAAAGCTGTCGGATAGGGAGAAGAAAATCCTCGCGAAGCGATTTTATGAGGGCAAGACACAGATGGAGGTGGCGGACGAGATCGGCATCTCGCAGGCGCAGGTCTCCCGCCTCGAGAAGGCCGCCATTCATCGCATGTACAAGCACATTCAGTCGTAA
- a CDS encoding YlmC/YmxH family sporulation protein, with protein sequence MVRISELQSKDVVNVEDGKRLGTIGDLEIDLDSGLIRAIVIPGQSKFFGMVGGSQDYIIPWNQIVKIGADVILVDLRPPGEPGYYLPPQSGKRGTGGY encoded by the coding sequence GTGGTGCGCATTTCGGAGCTTCAGTCGAAGGACGTGGTCAACGTCGAGGACGGCAAGCGGCTCGGGACCATCGGCGATTTGGAGATTGACCTCGACAGCGGGCTGATCCGCGCCATTGTCATTCCCGGCCAGTCGAAATTCTTCGGCATGGTGGGCGGATCGCAGGACTACATCATTCCGTGGAACCAGATTGTCAAAATTGGCGCGGACGTGATCCTCGTGGATCTGCGCCCGCCTGGGGAGCCGGGCTACTATCTCCCTCCGCAGTCCGGCAAACGCGGCACGGGCGGCTACTGA
- the pgeF gene encoding peptidoglycan editing factor PgeF, producing MRLLKDVIGQHGGLGIRPPFAGPGVRAMFFFRHLDTWPLTDADLSPRLAGPEAARANRARMLSSAGMQAEALCLVRQVHGHRVIRVDAPTDSAFEADGMVTDVPGLALAILVADCAPVLLYDPVRRAVGACHSGWRGTVQQIVACAIERMRDEYGTNPGDLHVAIGPCIRRCCYEVDDVVADHVRNTPLERALLPRFRRPRKYVFSLPHAIRLTAEACGVQPDHVYDAGVCTSCRNGHLFSHRREGERAGRQMAVIALEMGD from the coding sequence ATGCGCTTGCTGAAGGACGTGATAGGGCAACATGGCGGCCTCGGGATTCGCCCGCCGTTTGCGGGCCCGGGCGTGCGTGCCATGTTTTTCTTTCGCCATTTGGACACGTGGCCGCTGACGGATGCGGATCTGTCGCCGCGCCTCGCGGGCCCGGAAGCAGCCCGCGCCAACCGCGCAAGGATGCTCAGCAGTGCGGGTATGCAAGCGGAGGCGCTGTGCCTGGTGCGGCAGGTGCACGGCCATCGCGTCATTCGCGTCGATGCGCCGACGGACTCCGCCTTCGAGGCAGACGGGATGGTCACGGATGTTCCCGGCCTCGCGCTTGCCATCCTCGTCGCCGACTGCGCGCCCGTCCTCTTGTACGATCCCGTCCGCCGCGCGGTGGGCGCGTGCCACTCGGGATGGCGGGGCACCGTGCAACAGATTGTCGCCTGCGCCATTGAGCGCATGCGGGACGAATACGGGACAAATCCGGGGGATCTGCATGTCGCCATTGGCCCGTGCATTCGGCGGTGCTGTTACGAAGTAGACGACGTGGTGGCCGACCACGTCCGAAACACGCCGCTTGAGCGAGCGCTGTTGCCCAGATTTCGGCGCCCTAGGAAGTATGTCTTCAGTCTGCCTCATGCCATCCGCCTGACGGCTGAAGCTTGCGGGGTCCAGCCAGATCACGTCTATGACGCCGGCGTCTGCACGTCCTGCCGAAACGGCCACCTGTTCTCGCACCGCCGCGAGGGCGAGCGCGCAGGGCGACAGATGGCGGTTATCGCGCTTGAGATGGGGGACTGA
- a CDS encoding YggS family pyridoxal phosphate-dependent enzyme, with amino-acid sequence MDYGFVRQRVEDVRARVEDACRRAGRDPAGVRIVAVTKTASPDVLPALHDAGIRDAAENRWQIARDKLAHPAASRFEWHFIGTLQTNKVKYVVPRFAWIHSLDRPELAHALSQEAVRRGVGVNVLVQVNISGESQKHGVAPEEAEHLVRLAHELPGLAVRGLMTMAPIAECPEDVRDVFAGLRDLLHELRTRLSLEALDQLSMGMSDDFEVAVEEGATMIRIGRRLVNP; translated from the coding sequence GTGGATTACGGATTTGTGCGCCAGCGGGTCGAGGATGTGCGGGCGCGGGTCGAGGACGCCTGCCGCCGCGCGGGCCGCGATCCGGCGGGCGTTCGCATTGTGGCGGTCACCAAGACGGCGTCTCCAGACGTCTTGCCCGCGCTGCACGACGCAGGCATCCGAGATGCGGCCGAGAACCGCTGGCAGATCGCGAGGGACAAGCTCGCGCATCCTGCTGCCTCTCGCTTTGAATGGCATTTCATCGGTACGCTTCAAACCAACAAGGTCAAGTATGTCGTCCCGCGCTTTGCATGGATTCACTCGCTGGATCGGCCCGAACTCGCGCACGCGCTGTCTCAGGAGGCGGTGCGGCGGGGAGTCGGCGTGAACGTGCTGGTCCAGGTCAATATCAGCGGCGAGTCGCAAAAGCATGGCGTCGCGCCGGAAGAGGCAGAGCATCTCGTCCGCCTCGCCCACGAGCTTCCAGGGCTTGCGGTCCGAGGGCTCATGACCATGGCGCCCATCGCCGAGTGTCCCGAGGATGTGCGTGACGTCTTCGCGGGCCTTCGCGATCTGCTGCACGAACTGAGGACACGCCTGTCGCTCGAAGCGCTGGATCAACTTTCGATGGGGATGTCCGACGACTTCGAGGTGGCCGTCGAGGAAGGAGCCACGATGATCCGCATCGGACGAAGGCTGGTCAATCCATGA
- a CDS encoding YggT family protein, with the protein MDGLADAVEWMFAVYFVVLLAGALIQMVPDWTEYRVGRWIRACCEPYLWVFRRHLRPVRVGQTSVDVSWLVAVVVFLVVEAGVDTTLTQLTTS; encoded by the coding sequence ATGGACGGCTTGGCGGACGCCGTGGAGTGGATGTTCGCCGTCTATTTCGTGGTGCTTTTGGCCGGCGCGTTGATTCAGATGGTGCCTGATTGGACCGAATACCGGGTGGGCCGGTGGATTCGCGCCTGTTGCGAGCCCTATCTATGGGTGTTTCGGCGTCACCTTCGCCCCGTGCGCGTGGGCCAGACGTCCGTCGATGTGTCGTGGCTCGTGGCCGTTGTGGTGTTTTTGGTCGTCGAAGCGGGTGTGGATACCACATTGACACAGTTGACCACGAGCTGA
- a CDS encoding YlmH/Sll1252 family protein: MELGWVRASEQPWVRRASDWVRQVQDSYAPYLTDFLTPRERYLAESVARGAGIHVEAFGGYDAAERVRLLLLPEPWPVRPEDFEIQALEVVAVQGTFAHGDVLGSLLGLGLKRASLGDIAISTPAQAYVFVARPLVRYLQETWARVGSVPVVAEVVHDIPNLPPPPYEPREIFVMSPRMDAVVAQACRMSRKDAQSLVASGRVELNHAEAPADAEVRPGDVLSVRGFGRVRVLETVGQSKSGRWIVRVGVLRSRP; encoded by the coding sequence ATGGAGCTCGGATGGGTACGCGCGTCGGAGCAGCCTTGGGTCCGCCGCGCCTCAGATTGGGTCCGGCAGGTTCAGGACAGTTACGCGCCCTATTTGACCGACTTTCTGACGCCTCGCGAACGCTACCTCGCCGAAAGCGTGGCCCGAGGTGCGGGCATCCACGTCGAGGCGTTCGGGGGATACGACGCCGCGGAGCGCGTCCGGCTCCTGCTTTTGCCGGAGCCGTGGCCGGTGCGTCCCGAGGACTTCGAAATCCAAGCGCTCGAGGTGGTCGCAGTGCAAGGGACCTTTGCGCATGGAGACGTGCTGGGTTCGCTCCTGGGCCTCGGACTCAAGCGCGCGTCGTTGGGCGACATCGCAATCTCCACGCCCGCACAAGCGTATGTGTTCGTCGCCCGACCCCTCGTGCGCTATCTACAAGAGACTTGGGCTCGCGTCGGCAGCGTGCCGGTGGTCGCGGAGGTCGTCCATGACATCCCGAATCTACCCCCTCCGCCATACGAGCCCAGGGAGATTTTCGTCATGTCACCGCGTATGGATGCCGTCGTGGCGCAGGCTTGTCGGATGTCGCGCAAGGATGCGCAGTCTCTTGTCGCGAGTGGCCGCGTGGAACTGAATCACGCGGAGGCGCCGGCTGACGCCGAGGTTCGTCCCGGCGACGTGTTGTCCGTCAGGGGATTCGGTCGCGTGCGGGTGTTGGAGACCGTCGGCCAGTCGAAAAGCGGCAGATGGATCGTTCGGGTCGGCGTCCTGCGATCTCGCCCCTAA
- a CDS encoding DivIVA domain-containing protein, translated as MPLSPIDIHNKEFRRSLRGYNEDEVDDFLERVIQDYEALIRQNKQLEEEIARLNEKLAHYQNIEESLSKSILVAQETAEELKNNAKKEAQLIIREAEKNADRIISEALNKARKVALEVEEMQKQAAIFRARFRSLIQSQLEMMESGDWESFERELARREVAAAEPDFA; from the coding sequence ATGCCGTTGTCGCCCATCGACATTCACAATAAAGAGTTCCGGCGCTCGCTGCGCGGGTACAACGAGGATGAAGTCGATGATTTTCTGGAACGCGTGATTCAGGATTACGAAGCGTTGATTCGACAGAACAAACAGCTCGAAGAGGAGATTGCGCGGCTCAACGAGAAATTGGCCCATTACCAGAACATTGAAGAAAGTCTGAGCAAGTCCATTCTCGTCGCGCAGGAGACCGCGGAAGAGCTGAAGAACAACGCCAAGAAGGAAGCGCAGCTCATCATTCGGGAGGCGGAAAAGAACGCGGACCGGATCATCAGCGAAGCCCTCAACAAGGCGCGAAAAGTGGCGCTCGAGGTGGAGGAGATGCAGAAGCAAGCCGCCATTTTCCGCGCGCGGTTCCGCTCGCTCATCCAGTCGCAACTGGAGATGATGGAGTCAGGCGACTGGGAATCGTTCGAGCGGGAGCTCGCACGGCGCGAGGTCGCGGCGGCTGAACCCGACTTCGCGTAA
- a CDS encoding DUF5665 domain-containing protein: protein MRHRRKRRHSLTHLGLLRLTEYLEGANFAAYVDLLQTPWRLALLNLIGGIFRGLGIGLGFTVIAGLVVLILQQLELLNLPVIGKWIADLVQIVDGQLRARAFTY from the coding sequence ATGCGGCATCGGCGCAAACGACGTCACTCGCTCACGCATCTCGGACTGCTCAGACTGACGGAATACCTCGAAGGGGCGAACTTCGCGGCGTACGTCGATCTGCTGCAGACGCCGTGGCGGCTCGCGCTGCTCAATCTCATCGGCGGCATCTTTCGCGGCCTAGGCATCGGCCTCGGCTTCACCGTCATCGCAGGGTTGGTCGTGCTCATCTTGCAACAGCTCGAGCTTCTCAATCTCCCAGTCATCGGGAAGTGGATTGCGGATTTGGTTCAAATCGTGGACGGGCAGCTCAGGGCTCGAGCGTTCACGTATTGA
- a CDS encoding TraR/DksA C4-type zinc finger protein, which translates to MDTDVIRSRLEKARERLIDRLNGAETSASIRNAMRDEFSELAMYDNHPADVASELALRSQAVGERLRDERALADVEDALSRIRHGTYGQCESCGRPIPPDRLEAIPTARRCVDCEQEAEAKQVSAHRPVEEDVLAPSFGQFDRDGADETGYDGEDALQDVLRHDRPVQGLARYDEPDLDDDAGYVESVDRISEDDYRRTLPSPAQLLTDYDEP; encoded by the coding sequence ATGGACACGGATGTCATTCGCTCCCGCCTGGAGAAAGCGCGGGAGCGCCTGATCGATCGCCTGAACGGAGCCGAGACGTCTGCCTCCATCCGCAACGCGATGCGTGACGAGTTCTCGGAACTCGCCATGTATGACAATCACCCGGCGGACGTCGCCAGCGAACTCGCGCTCCGCAGTCAGGCGGTCGGAGAACGGCTGCGGGACGAGCGAGCGCTTGCCGACGTGGAGGATGCGCTCTCGCGGATCCGACACGGAACGTATGGCCAGTGCGAGTCCTGCGGGCGCCCCATTCCGCCGGATCGGCTTGAGGCGATTCCGACCGCTCGCCGATGCGTGGACTGCGAACAGGAGGCGGAGGCCAAGCAGGTGTCAGCACATCGCCCCGTGGAGGAGGACGTGCTGGCGCCCTCGTTCGGCCAGTTCGATCGCGACGGCGCAGACGAGACGGGGTACGACGGGGAGGACGCGCTTCAGGACGTTCTGCGCCATGACCGCCCAGTCCAGGGACTTGCGCGTTACGACGAGCCGGACCTCGATGACGATGCGGGGTATGTCGAGTCGGTGGACCGCATTTCGGAGGACGACTATCGGCGGACGTTGCCTTCCCCGGCGCAGTTGCTCACCGATTACGACGAACCGTGA
- the lspA gene encoding signal peptidase II has product MGKQKWILYVVGLVVLIADQWIKQLVRAKLAIGSAVVVIPGVVEFTHLQNPGAAFSLLPHQVWLFVLVAIAVVAAVVVVNTRFQLSALAQVGLGLLLGGALGNMVDRVFSPTHTVTDYVYFYTIHFPVFNLADASIDIGVVLLILSTFRGGHDARD; this is encoded by the coding sequence GTGGGGAAACAGAAGTGGATCTTGTACGTGGTCGGCCTGGTGGTGCTCATTGCCGACCAATGGATCAAACAGCTCGTGCGGGCGAAGTTGGCCATCGGCAGCGCCGTCGTGGTCATCCCTGGCGTGGTCGAGTTCACGCACCTTCAGAATCCGGGTGCTGCCTTCAGCCTGTTGCCGCATCAAGTTTGGCTCTTTGTCCTCGTGGCCATTGCAGTCGTGGCGGCTGTGGTCGTGGTGAACACGCGCTTTCAGCTGAGCGCCTTGGCGCAAGTGGGACTTGGGCTCTTGCTCGGCGGGGCGCTCGGCAATATGGTGGATCGCGTCTTTTCCCCGACCCATACGGTCACCGACTATGTGTACTTCTACACCATTCATTTTCCCGTCTTCAACCTCGCGGACGCCTCCATCGACATCGGCGTCGTGCTCCTCATCCTCTCCACGTTCCGAGGCGGACATGATGCCCGCGACTGA
- a CDS encoding RluA family pseudouridine synthase, whose amino-acid sequence MRPAIHVQYEVSAEDAGERLDRWLTDRLQEDDIEVSRTQVQRWLDNGLIRRARPGRLKASEPVEAGDLYEVDVPEEEPLELVPDEGVPFVVAYEDDDVIVVDKPRGVVVHPGAGHLRGTLVNGLLARGTSLCTLAGAMRPGVVHRIDKDTSGLVVFAKSDRAYRALVEAFRAHDVEREYVAIAHGRMPHRKGTIDMPIARDPADRQRMAVRQGGKRAVTHFEVLELFANYSYLRLRLETGRTHQIRVHLAAIGHPIAGDPVYGPRHTLPIDGQALHARTLGFTHPDGRRLRFESAVPSDMAWLLEGLRQGRIGA is encoded by the coding sequence ATGAGACCGGCCATCCACGTTCAATATGAGGTGAGTGCGGAGGACGCGGGCGAGCGGCTCGACCGATGGCTGACTGACAGGTTGCAGGAAGACGACATTGAGGTCTCGCGGACGCAGGTGCAGCGCTGGCTTGATAATGGCTTGATCCGTCGCGCGCGCCCTGGGCGGCTCAAGGCGAGTGAACCGGTTGAGGCGGGCGACCTCTACGAGGTGGACGTGCCGGAAGAGGAGCCGCTGGAGCTTGTGCCGGATGAGGGCGTGCCGTTTGTCGTCGCCTACGAGGACGACGACGTCATCGTGGTGGACAAGCCGCGCGGCGTCGTGGTGCACCCGGGGGCGGGCCACTTGCGGGGCACGCTGGTGAATGGCCTCTTGGCGCGCGGCACCTCGCTCTGTACGCTCGCGGGCGCGATGAGGCCGGGCGTCGTGCACCGGATCGACAAGGACACGAGCGGGCTCGTCGTGTTTGCCAAGTCGGATCGCGCGTATCGCGCGCTGGTCGAGGCGTTCCGCGCGCATGATGTGGAGCGGGAGTACGTGGCCATCGCGCACGGCCGCATGCCGCACCGCAAGGGCACCATCGACATGCCCATCGCGCGGGATCCGGCGGATCGACAGCGGATGGCCGTCCGCCAAGGGGGCAAGCGCGCCGTTACGCACTTCGAGGTTCTCGAGCTGTTTGCGAACTATTCGTACCTCCGCCTGCGGCTGGAGACGGGCCGGACGCATCAGATCCGCGTCCACCTCGCGGCCATCGGTCATCCCATCGCGGGCGATCCCGTCTACGGTCCTCGCCACACACTGCCCATCGACGGCCAGGCGCTCCACGCGCGGACGCTCGGCTTCACGCATCCGGACGGTCGTCGCCTTCGGTTCGAGAGCGCCGTGCCCTCCGACATGGCCTGGCTCCTTGAGGGGTTGCGCCAGGGGCGAATCGGAGCTTGA
- the pyrR gene encoding bifunctional pyr operon transcriptional regulator/uracil phosphoribosyltransferase PyrR: MAQKTQIMDEAAMRRSLTRMAHEILERNKGLDDLVLVGIVTRGAILAERLGRKLFEIEGQRVPCHRLDPRPYRDDRDRTASPEAPAPNIDVADRKVILVDDVLYTGRTVRAALDAMMRAGRARCVQLATLVDRGHRELPIRPDFVGKNVPTARDEQVIVRLAEVDGMDGVWIAEGRA; the protein is encoded by the coding sequence GTGGCTCAAAAGACGCAGATTATGGACGAAGCGGCGATGCGCAGATCGCTCACCCGCATGGCGCACGAGATCCTCGAGCGCAACAAGGGGCTCGACGACCTCGTGCTCGTCGGGATCGTCACGCGCGGCGCCATCCTGGCGGAGCGGCTCGGGCGGAAGCTGTTCGAGATTGAGGGACAGAGGGTGCCGTGCCACCGGCTGGATCCCCGCCCGTACCGGGACGATCGCGACCGGACCGCGTCGCCCGAGGCGCCCGCGCCAAACATCGACGTGGCGGATCGCAAGGTGATTCTGGTGGACGACGTGCTGTACACGGGCCGGACGGTGCGAGCGGCGCTCGACGCCATGATGCGCGCGGGCCGCGCGCGGTGCGTGCAGCTCGCGACGCTCGTGGACCGCGGCCATCGGGAGCTTCCCATTCGGCCTGACTTTGTGGGGAAAAACGTTCCGACGGCGCGAGACGAGCAGGTCATTGTCCGCCTGGCGGAAGTGGACGGGATGGACGGCGTCTGGATTGCGGAAGGAAGGGCGTGA